A section of the Kluyveromyces lactis strain NRRL Y-1140 chromosome F complete sequence genome encodes:
- the PNC1 gene encoding nicotinamidase (similar to uniprot|P53184 Saccharomyces cerevisiae YGL037C PNC1 NAD() salvage pathway gene pyrazinamidase and nicotinamidase): MGARALLVIDIQNDFLPPKGSLAVQDGDTIIDPVIQLLQDQDWDCVAMTKDWHPPDHISFAKNHGLPDFSSFTYDSPVPGSTEKQSATLWPVHCVQETWGSEVPEKLLAEILKLKVPHKIVNKGYLSDREYYSGFNDIWNDHHTELDAFFKENDVTEIYVVGLAFDFCVKNSAISAANLGYHVTILKDYTKAIANDLQSIESFIQELAKNEVSVQESI; the protein is encoded by the coding sequence ATGGGAGCCCGTGCGTTATTAGTAATTGATATTCAGAACGATTTCTTACCACCAAAAGGATCATTGGCAGTTCAAGATGGTGATACTATCATCGATCCTGTCATCCAGCTTTTGCAAGATCAGGATTGGGACTGTGTTGCCATGACTAAAGACTGGCATCCGCCAGACCACATTTCTTTTGCAAAGAACCATGGATTACCAGATTTCAGTTCATTCACCTACGACTCACCCGTTCCTGGGAGCACCGAGAAACAAAGTGCTACGTTATGGCCAGTCCATTGTGTCCAGGAGACATGGGGCTCTGAGGTTCCGGAAAAATTACTCGCTGAAATTTTAAAGCTCAAGGTGCCACATAAGATTGTCAATAAAGGTTACTTATCGGATCGTGAGTATTATTCCGGATTCAACGATATCTGGAATGATCATCACACTGAACTTGACGcctttttcaaagagaatGATGTTACTGAAATCTATGTGGTCGGACTTGCATTCGATTTCTGCGTAAAAAACTCAGCAATAAGCGCTGCAAACCTTGGTTACCATGTAACTATACTCAAGGATTATACTAAAGCTATCGCAAATGATTTGCAATCGATTGAATCGTTCATCCAGGAATTGGCCAAAAATGAGGTCTCAGTTCAAGAGTCCATCTGA